The DNA segment GAACGGCGTGCGGGTCAGGAACGGGTCGACGACCAGCAGCGCGCGCCGTCCGTAGGTGCGGACGACCTCGGGGAGCTGGGCCCGCGACCCGTAGCCGAAGTGCACGCGGGACGGCAGTCGCAGAGTGCCGGACTCAGGCAACGAAACCCCCATCCACCGGCAGGATCACGCCGGACAGGTGCGACGAACGGTCGCTGAGCAGGAACGACGCCACCGCGCCGACCTCGGACCCGGTCCCGGCCTTCCGCAGCGGGGTGGCCGCGATTCGGGCCTCGACCCCGCCGGGGATCGCGCGCCGGGTCGCGTCGAGCATCGGGGACTCGGTCGGGCCGGGCGCGAGGACGTTGACCCGGATGCCGAGCGGCCCGAAGTCGTGCGCGGCCGTACGGGTCAGGCCGATGACCGCGTGTTTCGACGCCTGGTACGCGCCCATGCCGGAGCTGCCGCGCAGGCCGCCGATGCTGCTCACGTTCACGATCGAGCCGTGGTCGCGCATTGCCCGCACCTCCTCGCGGAGACAGAGCCAGGTGCCCTTGACGTTGACCGCCATGATCCGGTCGAAGTCCTCCTCGGTCACCGCGTCGAGGCGCCCGGCCTGCGTCATCGCCGCGTTGTTGAACGCGCCGTCGAGGCGGCCGAAGCGGTCGACGGTCGCGTCCACGAACCGGCGTACGTCGTCGGCGACCGATACGTCGCCGGTCGTGTAGGCCACGTCGTGGCCCTCTTTCTCGAGCCTGGCGGTCAGCTCGGCCAGCGGCTCCTCGGACCGCGCGACCAGCATCAACGCGGCCCCGTCGGCGGCGAGCACGCGGGCCGCCTCGGCCCCGATCCCGGCGCTGGCCCCGACCAGCAGGATCACTTTCCCGTCGAGGTCAGGCATGGGCTCTCCGTCCGGAGTCGACGGCCGCCCTGAGCGCGCTGCCGAGCAGGGTCGCGTCGTTGCTGAGCAGGGTGAACGTGAAGCCGGCGGCGAACGCGGCCCTGGCCGCCTCCGCCGTCGCTCCGCCGGCGTTGCCGACCGGCTTGCCCGCGGCCCCGGCCGCCGCCACGACCTCGGCGATCAGGTCGTCGATGTCGTCCCGGCCCTCGCTCACGGCCAGGTCGGCTGCGCCGACCAGGAGCGCATCCACTCCCTCCGTCGCGGCGATCTTCTCGGCATTGCGGACGCCTTCGGCGCTCTCGATCTGGGCGATCAGGACGACGTCCTGCCGCAGGTAGTCGTCGCGAGACATCGCGCCCCAGGCGCCGGCGCGGCTCGTGGAGCCGACGCCGCGGGCGCCCAGCGGCGGGAACCGCACCGCGTCGACCGCGGCCCGGGCCTGCGCCACCGTGTCGACGTGCGGCACCATGATCCCGGCCGCGCCGGCGTCGAGCAGCCGGGCGACCAGGCCGTCGACCTGCGGCACCCGGACGATCGGGGCGACCCCGGTGTGCCGGCCGGTGCCGATCAGCCGGGACGCGGTCTCGACGCTGATCGGCGAGTGCTCGAGGTCGATGACGACGAAGTCGAAGCCGGCCAGCGCGGCCAGTTCCACGACCTCCATCGCCGGGATCTTGACCCAGGTACCGAGTGCGCCGTCGGGGAGCGTCATCATGTGGCCGGATAGTCGTCGGCGTTGAGCACCCAGCCCTGGTTCGAGAAGTCCACGCGCGGCGGCGAGAAGATGTCGATGAGCTGCTGG comes from the Cryptosporangium phraense genome and includes:
- a CDS encoding SDR family NAD(P)-dependent oxidoreductase: MPDLDGKVILLVGASAGIGAEAARVLAADGAALMLVARSEEPLAELTARLEKEGHDVAYTTGDVSVADDVRRFVDATVDRFGRLDGAFNNAAMTQAGRLDAVTEEDFDRIMAVNVKGTWLCLREEVRAMRDHGSIVNVSSIGGLRGSSGMGAYQASKHAVIGLTRTAAHDFGPLGIRVNVLAPGPTESPMLDATRRAIPGGVEARIAATPLRKAGTGSEVGAVASFLLSDRSSHLSGVILPVDGGFVA
- a CDS encoding HpcH/HpaI aldolase family protein, which produces MMTLPDGALGTWVKIPAMEVVELAALAGFDFVVIDLEHSPISVETASRLIGTGRHTGVAPIVRVPQVDGLVARLLDAGAAGIMVPHVDTVAQARAAVDAVRFPPLGARGVGSTSRAGAWGAMSRDDYLRQDVVLIAQIESAEGVRNAEKIAATEGVDALLVGAADLAVSEGRDDIDDLIAEVVAAAGAAGKPVGNAGGATAEAARAAFAAGFTFTLLSNDATLLGSALRAAVDSGRRAHA